Proteins co-encoded in one Acidobacteriota bacterium genomic window:
- the smpB gene encoding SsrA-binding protein SmpB produces the protein MALHQTSTPKSAPPKAAEKTPRLLADNRKAGFDYEYLERYEAGVVLLGTEVKAIREGRINLRDSYARVEGSEVWVYNIHISPYSHRGYAEHEALRKRKLLLNRSEIRKLIGRTVEKGLTLVPTKMYLKNGRVKIDIALARGKKAFDKRESIKRRETDRETRAALKSSATRR, from the coding sequence ATGGCACTGCACCAGACGTCCACGCCGAAGTCCGCGCCGCCGAAGGCGGCCGAGAAGACGCCACGCCTGTTGGCCGACAACAGGAAGGCCGGCTTCGACTACGAGTACCTCGAACGCTACGAGGCGGGCGTGGTGTTGCTCGGCACGGAAGTGAAGGCGATTCGCGAGGGGCGCATCAACCTGCGCGACAGTTACGCGCGCGTCGAGGGCAGCGAGGTGTGGGTCTACAACATCCACATCAGCCCGTACAGCCATCGCGGGTACGCGGAGCACGAGGCGCTCCGCAAGCGGAAGCTGCTGCTCAACAGGAGCGAGATCCGGAAGTTGATCGGTCGAACGGTGGAGAAGGGGCTCACCCTCGTCCCCACGAAGATGTACCTGAAGAACGGCCGCGTGAAGATCGACATCGCGCTCGCGCGCGGCAAGAAGGCGTTCGACAAGCGTGAGTCGATCAAGCGCCGCGAGACGGACCGCGAAACGCGCGCCGCCCTGAAGAGCAGCGCCACGCGCCGCTGA